A genomic segment from Methanoplanus limicola DSM 2279 encodes:
- a CDS encoding FmdE family protein, with amino-acid sequence MEITIKPYEEAIKFHGHNCPGLAIGYRASEIAMKELLSGRSEDEELVCIAENDACSVDGVQYITGCTMGKGNLIFRDYGKQVYTFILRDSSDAVRIVLKDTSSMDKIDPKAMKARANVFAGTATPEEKAAFDRARLKLIDIYLTSPAEEIFEVKHVKPDIPERARIFSSVECSSCGETVSESRARVQDGKIVCIPCYNEYLGINR; translated from the coding sequence ATGGAAATCACAATAAAACCATACGAAGAAGCAATAAAATTCCACGGCCACAACTGCCCCGGCCTTGCAATAGGCTACCGCGCATCAGAGATCGCAATGAAAGAACTCCTCTCCGGCAGATCAGAGGACGAAGAACTTGTCTGTATTGCAGAAAATGATGCATGCAGCGTTGACGGAGTGCAGTATATCACCGGATGTACAATGGGAAAGGGAAATCTCATATTCAGGGATTACGGCAAACAGGTCTATACATTTATCTTAAGAGACAGCAGCGATGCAGTGAGAATCGTCCTGAAAGATACGTCATCAATGGATAAGATCGATCCCAAAGCGATGAAAGCAAGGGCAAATGTCTTTGCCGGAACCGCAACACCTGAAGAAAAAGCAGCATTTGACAGAGCAAGACTGAAACTGATTGACATCTACCTTACATCACCGGCAGAGGAGATATTTGAGGTAAAGCATGTTAAACCGGATATTCCCGAGAGGGCAAGGATATTCAGCTCGGTTGAATGCAGTTCATGCGGTGAGACAGTATCAGAATCAAGGGCCAGAGTTCAGGACGGAAAAATTGTCTGCATACCATGCTATAATGAATACCTTGGCATAAACAGATAA
- the tsaA gene encoding tRNA (N6-threonylcarbamoyladenosine(37)-N6)-methyltransferase TrmO translates to METYETVPIGIVKSPYKIHGDAPRQGALKPDEEMEIEIFEEFREGLGTFEGITHLIVLLWFDKADRKLLSGTPPGAKAPRPVFTIRSPHRPNPIGFDIARIISVENGIIKVSGLDALDNTPVIDIKPYVPSIDCIKESKGLEIK, encoded by the coding sequence ATGGAAACCTATGAAACAGTCCCGATAGGGATAGTAAAATCGCCATACAAAATCCATGGAGATGCACCAAGACAGGGCGCATTAAAACCGGACGAAGAGATGGAGATAGAGATCTTTGAGGAGTTCAGGGAGGGACTCGGAACATTTGAAGGTATCACACACCTGATTGTCCTCCTGTGGTTTGATAAAGCAGACAGAAAACTCCTCTCAGGCACACCTCCGGGTGCAAAGGCTCCAAGGCCAGTATTCACCATAAGGTCACCCCACCGTCCAAACCCGATTGGATTTGATATAGCCCGTATAATTTCCGTTGAGAACGGAATCATAAAAGTATCCGGACTTGACGCTCTTGACAATACCCCGGTAATAGATATAAAGCCCTACGTACCTTCCATAGACTGCATTAAAGAATCAAAGGGGCTGGAGATAAAATAA